The DNA segment atttccaactcgcccaatctgccgttcttctacaacCATACAATTCTTGAGGTTACCTTCTCAACACACCTGAGTTGAGATCAGCATGTTGAAAATATTTGTAATAAGTTCTCTTGCAGGAGCACTATCAAGATGTCGATGGCTTTTCCCCACTCAGgttaaaattcaaatttatcatgctctcttCGCCCCGGTTTTGAGTTATTGCAGCTTAGTTTGGGCGACCACCACGAAAACaaatataataaaaaaacagttCTACAGAAGAAAATCATTGGTTATATTGCTATTATTCCCTGCCTCTCCGCGACACTAACTGTTTTCCAGAATTTCAAAATAATTCGTTTTGAACGCATGTACGTCTTCCGGATGTTGCACTTGTTTTACCATTCCTCTCGAGTTTCTAGGGACTTCTTAATACGTACTGCACATTTAACATGCGCATCAAATCCAATCTGCACCCGCAACAGGATCTCTGGtttattccatattttcgaaataaCTATACACTGCAAACACTTCAACACAACTTGCCATCAGCTCTTAATAAACACAACTTTCTAGCTTAGTGAGCCCAAAAAAGCTTAGTTTGTTTGTGCCTCTGTAAGCTTTTATAACCACATGTgaatgtttctttgtttttcttcccACTTATTGTTCTTGTAATTGACTGTTTTGAGTGTTTTCACACTTGCTTAGGATTTGTAAAGGTACTCCTAGTATCTGTTAATAATTTGATTATGCTGGTTGTTATTTTTGTATACTTTAATTCAGTTTATGTGCGTTATGTCGCTGACTGGATGTGAGAAGTTCTTGGGCCCCTGTCAAGCTTTTgctagcagcttttagcccttgaaCGTCTCCAGGATGTACTTACCTTTTCGTTCtggaaataaagaattgaattgaaactGAAATTTCGTAATTAACGTTTTCTTATGTAACCCGCTTTATCGAGGGCTGCAACTCAAACAATCCGAaccacactgtaaactctgactGCCAGCCATGGCAGCTGCAGTTGCCAAGGCTGGAGTTCTGATGGGCTTTTTAGCTTTTTATTTGAAGCAATGAAACTGCAGCTCAGATCTTTTTCTCGATATGAAAGCTTCCTCGTGTGGGTTTACGGAAGTAGAAGTTGCAGAACATGCCGACTGAGCAGAAAGTGTCTCGATAGCAAAAGAAGCAGATTTACGTAAAGGAAGACAAAGATTCGCCATTAGAAGTTCTAGAAGAAGAAAAAGTCTAAAACTGGGCTTGTTCGTATGCAACGCGAATGCAGTGGACGCATTGGCGACAGTTAGGAGCGTCTGCCAATGTGGAAGTAGCCAAAAGGCCAAACTTTCTTGTGCGCTCAACGGTCAGGATGTTTGGTGCGATCGAATCGGGCACTGGCTATTCGCGGCCAAGAAGTAGAAACGATTCACGATAGAAGGTTGAGCCGGGACAATTAGGACCcctttcagcaaggcggaaatttgggcgagttggtaagtgttcatctTTGCTCTCAGCGCAACCCGAACgagacacaagacgaaggacgaagcgcctgtttgtgctagtcattcgtcttgtgtcccgttcgtgttgcgctgagagcaaaAATGAAAACTTAGGACCACTTTGAATACGTGATATACGGTGGTGCTggagcaaatgaaaaaaaaaatctgcttcgaGTCTTCTTATGCACGATAATTGCTGCCCTGAGCTTTATAGTTATGGCAAGGTTAAGAATAAATTTTTGTTGCATGAAAATACTTTTGCACCGAGGTTCATTGGTAAAAGATCATGTGCCGAGTTCATGTCTATAGCAATCACTCGGCCCTGGCAATGTCTTCATACTTGCTCGGTTATACATGGCTAGCAAAGAAGTTAAATAAGCCAATAAAAAATTCCAGgcccgtacaaaaaaaaaagtctaggGCTGAAGTATAGGCTATCAATAGACGTTTTTTTGcaattcattgtttttgttttcctttatccATGTAGGAAAGAAAAGTATGTATTGCGGAGCGGGCTGATAGCTGGGTTCGCTGCTGATTTACTGAaacagtttctttctttctttctttctttctttctttctttctttctttctttctttctttctttctttctttctttctttctttctttctttctttccttctttctttcttgccttctttctttttcttcgtttctttctttctttctttcttccttcttcctctctctttccttccttctttccttccttctttctttttttctttctttcttctctgccAGTTCGAGCTATTGAAAATGTGCCGTTTTCGCGTGGGTCTGCTAATTTTAGTGTGCCTCCCGGAAAGCTGGACACCAGCGTAGACGAAGGCAGGGGCGGACCATTGCAACATCTGTCCAGAAGAAACTATACGCATTTTGGAAGAGTAACGCGTAACCATAACTTATAAAACCTATGGCTAAACGTTGAACGCTCCCGTTGTAGTAGATCCCAAACAGCTGCTGCAGCTCCCAAAACACAAATCGCCGAGGCAATCATCGATATTCCAAACTCCAATGAAAGGCTAAAACAATAGTTTCTATCGGCGTCCACTTGAACCAGTGTAGTAAAACGTCAACGATACAGCCATTTCTTCCGCACTTCAAGCTGATATATCAAATCTTCTGCGTAATCTACGTGATAATAGCAGCGAGAATACAAGAATTTAAAATATATGTTTTTATTTTCTCCCGTAAGTGTAGACGACTGAGTTAACGTGCACAGCATTGCCGGAAACACATTCGGACAAGTAATTGCTGAAGTTTACTCCTCTGCACAGGCCCCTCCACACGGCCCTGCGATAGTATGGgataaaaaggagaaaaaaaaaggagcgcaTCAGGCACCAATGCGATAAAGACTGATCTTCTAAGACGCGTATAAACGCAGAGTTGTATGAAACCATTTCTGCATCCAACTCACCAGGCAGAAAATCCGTGCCTCTTATAAATGAGGCGCGCGCACTCGACGTCGTCGGTTATGTTGTCGTCCTCCAAATCTGTtcaagaggagagaaaaaaacatgacGACTgcgatcgcattttttttttagaaattttgatGTTGCTTTCCAGACTCATGGCTAGCTAAATTACCAATGGCAACTGAGACGGACATGCGGGCTGGTCAGTTCGACGTGACTGCGTTGTGCGAGAGAGACAAGACGGCAGACAACGGCGAAATGGTTGCATCTTCTATCTCCTTacagcgttaaaaaaaaaaagagacaaggaAAGCGTACGTGTTGTCTTTTGTCTCTGTGTCCGGTGTTCTGCTCACTACAACAATGTTATTGTTTGCCTACGTAGCGCTGCTTCGGCGGCTCCTGATTGCAGTAAATCTTCCACTCTGCACTGCCCTATACGCGCATACGCTGCACCAACCCACCTCCAGAATAAATTTAAGCAGAAAGTCGTCTTCCCTGAGTTTTGTGCCCACCAACCGTGAGATGGTTTAACTTACGGCAAAAATACAATAGGAGGCTATGGGCGCAAAATAATTGAGGAATGGAGCCACCTTACCGGCGCAATCAATGCGGCATTCGTTCTTTGGTCCGGGCGGACTGCACCAGTACCGGTCGTTGATCTGGAAGTGGACAAGACGGCGATTTGTTTGCGAGGAACATTGGGCCAGAGTCGGGTGGCAGCCGTCACTTCCGTATTGTACGCAATTGTAGTATAGCGAACGTGATTTACGGATATATGTATTGGGAAGCCGGTGAGTTATTGATGGTATTTGTTCGGGAAATAATCGACGGTTGCGAACGCATTGTGAACGTAGCCTTCACCTAGTGGTCTATTTGTCGCTTTAAAGACTTGATAATTGCCTGGTTGATGACTCGCTTTTTTAGTTTGGATGCACAAATATGTGCGCGGATACGGTTAGTCAGCTGTTCACGAGTTACGCCTTGGCCGTGTGCTGAGGCTATCAGAAGTGCGGGCAAACTTAACCGACCGCCAATGTAAGTCCGGTCAAGAAGCCCGCGTTTATCAATACAGTCCTTCATACAATCACAACCAATGCTTAGGTGATCGATTCTGCGTCGGTCGAACAAGATCAATAAATATTTCCTGGCAAACTTTAATTCATGTAGAAGGTTAAGTCTGTAGTGGTCACCATCTCTCTTCTGAAGGCAAACCACATCGCTGTGCGGTAAGCAATGGGTCTGGGTTAGTTGCTACACATCTGAGACGGGAAGCGCTCAAAAAGATAAGAACAAACCAAGAAAACAGGCAAAGCGCGCTTCGTCTGTCGTCTTGATCcgtccttgcttttttttttgtgccgtttAACACATCGATGCCCATGCTCGCCATTATTGATGTCACAGTTGGGCAACAACCATTTTACCGTGCGCTGTTCCATAACTTGTCAacacagcagagcatattttccGAAACTGTCTGAATAACTGTTTGGTTCTGCGCGCTTCTCATTACTGTGTTTCACCTACTCTGTCGCAGGCTCACAGGTAAGTCGTTTTAGTTATGGCGGTCATTGCCCGCATTTGGCCATAgacgggcagtggcgcatcgcttgaccgctgcaccactgcgccaggaggggtatgaggaccccCAGGGGTCTATGGACGTTAAGTAGAGGAAGGcctattccgcatatatggacatttaCCCATGATCGCTATCAGATCAGCTGCCATATCCGTCAACGCTGCATCTGATCatcggaaccgaagtgaaaaccgaactgccagcgcacctaattcgcatttggcctaactacgcaaatctgccatcatttttttttcttatgggaGGTTTAAAGTCCCGAAGCGATAAATTAGCTCCGGATTAATTGAGAACACCTGGtgttttcgttcctttttttttcttagcgtgAGCTGTCATTGCGCAATACACGGGCGTTTTTATatatcgcctccatcggaatgcagccgccgtggccggagtcagcagccgaacgccaaagccactgaaccGCCGCGGCGGATCAGACATGTCAGATACCCGCCGCAGTGCCTAAGTGGCGATGGCGTTCGTCCCCCTGTTTTTCACTGGGCTCCAGTACTGGCTTCGAATAaaggtttttcctcctcctcctcctcgtgagcacgaGTTTGcaggttcgattcccggccgcgTCGGCGCCaaaaaggcccgtgtactgaagTTCcggtgcaccttaaagaaccccaggcagttgAAATAGATCCGGAGCTTTACAAAGCCACCTTTTGCCTGCTACACAAGCAGGACGGCGCCTGCCATGAAACGTCGCCAAAGAATGTACTGGTGCACACGTGACTCTACACTGCATAGGTACTCGGCCATGCGGGCAATGCGGCAAAGAGGATTAGCGCTTTCGCGCACCTGCTACATCCAACCGAGCGATCACTCTTTCCACTCCTCGACTGTACCGAATGCATGTGTGGCCAATACGAACCCCTCTACAGCTTACGAATTGccgcaaaccaaaaaaaaaaaaaaggcgcgctgCGCGCCAGCGTTCCGTCGACCCAAACCCACATTCGAATGGTATATATCGGGCAAGTACGTGCAGTCTGATGTGATCCCCTCAGTGAGAGAAAAACTAGTACACACCTCCGTTCGCGTAGAACTGCGAGTTCTAAATGCTGGTTTACCTGTGACAAGGCACACGGTCTCCTGGCTCTCCCGGATCCCGACTCGTCTCGTATCGTATAACTGCCGTCGTATTCAGGACGTGCGCACCGCTTTCGTCGCCCGGTGAGTGCGCAAACGGGTGCGCTGTGGCCAATTCCCTAAAGCACCCCGACGCTCCATGTATGCCCCGCACAGAAAGGATGTGTTGTTCCCCTTGCTTCCAAGTGCGTCCGGAACCCCGGGAGCACTATTGAGCGTTCAGCTCGTGACCTAGCAACCCTTCCGGCCGCACGCTCATAGGGCCTGGTAGCTTCTTACGAGGAAGACACGCGTTATTTGTTGTTCACTTTTGCTGAAACGGCACCATTCGCTGCACCGGGAAACGGGAGCATGCCGATGGTGCTCCAAGTCGCGCAGTAGGTGTCGACAAGTGCACATACTACTGCAGAGTGCACATGACGTCACTTTTCCCATTGATTACCCTCTGTCTGGGAGTGCTTCCTTGTATATAGAAGTTTTTGCCGCTCAGTCTACACAACGCGCGGGGGTGCGCACCTGGAACAGGCCGTGGTCGGCGCTGCCATCCCAGTTCATGTGGCCGACTGCGCTGCTGTTGAAGAGGCTCTCGTGCTCCGCGATGCACACCCCTGCGACAGCGTTGCCACTGGATTCAGTCCACTGCGCTTCTATACAGTGCCGAGCGTTGTCCATGTATGCACACAGCCGGCGAGTGATCAAGCCAGGCTTCGGCAGCACAGACGAACAACAAGATATTCATGAACTCACCATCATCGTTGTACCTTCTGCTACTTGGGAACAATTAAAagacaacaacagcagcagcggcaaaaggACAGCCGATACGCCACAGTCAACGCAACCACTACGTTTTGGAGGCGTTGACTATGTTGCAATGTTTGACCTCTCTATATTCCTTGGACGAGCTTACTCAGCGCGTGCACCATTGAACTtggcttgttttctttcttccactCATGAGGCACAATCAACGGTGTACAATTACTTTCCAATGTCATCAACATTAGGACAACGCGGGCATTTCAGATTGCTCATGGGTCCAAGAAGTGAACAACACATCAAAGTGCACTGCGCTCCGACGACGCGTGCGCTAGCAACGCGTTGTCGTTTGCTCTATCTCCCCGCAGACAGATCATCAGTGCAAATCACCCTAACTTACCTGTAGAGGATGCATTGAATGCAACGGTCAGATTAAGTCCTTGAAtccgattcccagcagttcagtCGCCACAGCGGTTGGACATTAAGTTGGTGAAGAGGCGCACTTCATGCTTTGTCATCCCGAGCAGCGCAATACAATGAAGCAATGTCTAGGCTAATCTCGAGTTAACGTCTGCACTTCTGTTTAGCCACGTGCAAGTACATGCACAAAAGCGAACTGGGGAGGCCTCATAGGTATATCGGTGTTTGCCGCTCTTTCGCTCTTCTCTTTCCTCCGGCGCATTCATCTAACAGCAGGTCCTAGCGCCCCGTTAGTACTGCTGCAGGTTAAATGGCATCAGGTAATCCACCGCCCTAACAGCAATTTCACTTTAACGAAGGCTGTGCTGTGCCCTACCCTATTGCAGTCAGTAACGAATCCGACGATAACAATTTGCGTTCAAAATTCGACGCTCTTCGGCCACAGCACTCGCTGGTGTCCTTGTGCTCACCGCCGGTAACGGCCGCCCAAAGTCGAGCACTGCCGGGAGGCGTcccgcagagagagagagagagagtgctcACACTGCGCCAGCTGGTCCTCGGGGAAGCCGTGCACGAAGTACAGCTCCCGTGCCAGCTCGCACTTGTCGAACACCTTGCCCCAGGAGCAGGGAAGCGCCACCAGGGCGGCCAGGAGCGCGGCGTGGAACAGCATCTGCAACCACTGCGGGCGCCCGCGGTCAGCTCCGGTGCGCGGGGTGCGCGCACGTTTTATGAGCGTGCGCGCGGCCACAGGAACAGGACGCGCAGCGGACCGCGGGGTGGACGTGTGCGCCGTCCTAATCGGCGCGGTAGCCCGCGCGTCGGCGCTGACAGGTTCCGACTCATTGGTAGTCCGCGAGGGGTGCACAGCTCGGCCCCGGTAGCGGCGCCCGTACGACCTCGCGACTCGCGTGCAAGTCGAGAGGGAAGAATACAACACGGCGCTATCGCGTGAAGGGACCTCCGTGTGCGCTCGCTGAGTCAGTGTCCGGCAGTGCGCGACTCGAGGTGCATGGCCCATCCTGATTTGAACCTGTTTCCTTTTCAAGGCGGTTGGGGCACGCAATGTTGCGCCTATATAAACCGATATAAACGGGGCATCCCCTGAACGTGTTCCGAGAGGTGTGGGTGCAGGAGCACACACGTAGCACGCATAACAAACGCCTAATATGACCTCTTCGAAGCTCACAAGTTACGGCATGCATAGGTCTGCTAAATTCTTAACAGCTTCACTTCAAAAGATTCAGCATCAATGTGTCATTTTTCTT comes from the Amblyomma americanum isolate KBUSLIRL-KWMA chromosome 1, ASM5285725v1, whole genome shotgun sequence genome and includes:
- the LOC144113781 gene encoding lysozyme 2-like, whose amino-acid sequence is MPPCKQPADRAPLGHRWPGARAGSARMDETSRPQQQDGFGARLRRLSAKWLQMLFHAALLAALVALPCSWGKVFDKCELARELYFVHGFPEDQLAQWVCIAEHESLFNSSAVGHMNWDGSADHGLFQINDRYWCSPPGPKNECRIDCADLEDDNITDDVECARLIYKRHGFSAWAVWRGLCRGVNFSNYLSECVSGNAVHVNSVVYTYGRK